The following proteins come from a genomic window of Macrobrachium nipponense isolate FS-2020 chromosome 18, ASM1510439v2, whole genome shotgun sequence:
- the LOC135197237 gene encoding zinc finger protein 852-like gives MDPIKDKFHFIELEEGDNGECILILKNDGNKELQYMDSCYNDDYAEEIINITNDKTCQECQTDSWDCSISTVLFVNIPVLFCSQPAPCVASTQCNIPYKVDACVGTSGSDSYCTPKFQEGDQNYDKDIAKALDGKCEKAILKKGTLLPTDRTRDPDTAVPRRGRPRKLIQKGVTFKYKRKVRRIPPKTRKDVGVESSMISEKTPSKFREGRRRIKKKDADFEYDFGDSEEELEIKLEVDDDNDKDWKEGSEGEEEEADDKDMKELGSMETRVGEEFREEDDENLDQLWRSKDDGNQLDFFSGQKDSGQDPGSVIKKGELDEDIDYKSFIDAVVWKPEMTGDTELYSNAEEAGLLDGKQIQTVGVDELDCEKSEKLSERIKKYVENSRKKYHQERVINSDGKKVFKCLKCNKEFAKRLLLTEHRKVHSRKFRIYNCNHCGKVFHEARKYFSHLSFHERMFECSSCGRKFSLLANLKKHIVTHHDAKGKVCEVCGMQFASEDELRGHHHFQHGEDNVSTYIAKCEHCNREYRREEAYVQHMSCAPYNCPTCNKSCGCEFELKKHIRYEHGHCVCEFCGKSFKNNSILNHIKVMHKEAPVQCLHCPKKFVYRSRMLAHIDSCHNAEKKYKCNQCSYSAKTANSLNLHRRRCHLDPKKLKWYECDICNRKFYLPSKLTVHYRAHTGEKPFSCQTCGKTFACKYNKKEHERAVHGERIEVKNPDGSTLVQMVKHRRAPRATGRRCDLCAIDFPSTTAVVEHMKKVHTPQSTESIEETSEVKVSVKYEPQEGAADKCLEYEVIGNAGDVILSDSSSMMNIRADEIPENATLVEIDGVEYQVVRQ, from the exons ATGGACCCAATTAAGGACAAATTCCATTTCATAGAACTAGAAGAGGGGGACAATGGGGAGTGCATTTTAATTCTTAAAAATGACGGCAATAAAGAACTTCAGTATATGGATTCGTGTTACAATGATGACTATGCAGAAGAGATCATCAACATCACCAATGACAAAACGTGTCAGGAGTGCCAGACTGACAGCTGGGATTGCAGTATTAGTACTGTCCTGTTTGTGAACATACCTGTCCTCTTTTGCTCACAGCCAGCTCCATGTGTTGCCTCTACACAATGTAACATTCCCTACAAAGTTGATGCATGTGTCGGAACTAGTGGCAGTGATTCCTACTGTACTCCAAAGTTTCAAGAAGGAGACCAAAATTATGATAAAGATATTGCAAAAGCACTTGATGGTAAATGTGAAAAGGCCATTCTGAAGAAGGGTACACTTCTGCCGACTGACCGTACAAGAGATCCTG ATACTGCAGTTCCAAGAAGGGGCAGACCAAGAAAACTCATTCAGAAAGGAGTGACTTTTAAATACAAGCGAAAGGTGAGAAGAATTCCTCCGAAAACCAGAAAGgatgttggtgttgaatcttcTATGATTTCAGAGAAGACTCCTTCAAAATttagagagggaagaagaagaatcaagaaAAAGGATGCTGACTTTGAGTATGATTTTGGAGATagtgaagaggagctggaaatcAAACTGGAAgtggatgatgataatgacaagGACTGGAAAGAAGGTAGTGAAGGtgaagaggaagaagcagatgaTAAAGACATGAAAGAACTAGGAAGTATGGAAACCAGAGTTGGAGAGGAATTTAGAGAGgaagatgatgaaaatttagacCAGCTATGGAGGTCTAAAGATGATGGCAATCAGCTTGACTTTTTCAGTGGCCAGAAAGATTCAGGTCAGGATCCGGGCAGTGTTATCAAGAAAGGAGAACTAGACGAAGACATtgattataaaagttttattgATGCTGTTGTTTGGAAACCGGAGATGACAGGTGACACTGAGTTGTACAGCAATGCAGAAGAAGCTGGTTTACTTGATGGTAAACAGATTCAGACAGTTGGTGTTGATGAATTAGATTGTGAAAAGAGTGAAAAGTTATCAGAACGAATCAAGAAGTATGTGGAAAATTCtcgaaaaaaatatcatcaagaGAGGGTAATAAATAGTGATGGGAAGAAAGTATTTAAGTGTTTGAAGTGTAACAAAGAATTTGCTAAACGTTTATTGTTAACAGAGCACAGGAAAGTACATTCAAGAAAATTTCGGATATATAATTGTAATCATTGTGGAAAAGTTTTTCACGAGGCACGAAAGTATTTTTCACATTTGTCATTCCATGAGCGTATGTTTGAATGTAGTTCATGTGGAAGAAAGTTTTCATTATTAGCTAATTTAAAAAAGCATATAGTAACACACCATGATGCAAAGGGAAAAGTATGTGAAGTCTGTGGCATGCAGTTTGCATCAGAAGATGAATTAAGAGGGCACCACCATTTCCAACATGGCGAAGATAATGTCAGCACCTACATTGCAAAATGCGAACACTGCAACAGAGAATATAGACGAGAAGAGGCATATGTGCAGCATATGAGCTGTGCACCTTATAATTGTCCAACTTGCAATAAGTCATGTGGTTGTGAATTTGAGCTCAAGAAGCATATTCGTTACGAGCATGGTCATTGTGTCTGTGAATTTTGTGGAAAGTCTTTCAAAAACAATTCGATATTAAACCACATAAAGGTCATGCATAAGGAAGCTCCAGTGCAGTGTTTACACTGTCCAAAGAAATTTGTTTACCGGTCAAGAATGTTGGCTCACATTGACTCTTGTCACAATGCAGAAAAGAAGTACAAATGTAATCAGTGTTCGTATTCGGCAAAAACAGCCAACTCGCTGAATCTTCACAGAAGAAGGTGTCACTTGGATCCCAAAAAACTAAAATGGTACGAGTGTGACATATGCAATAGGAAGTTTTATTTGCCCTCTAAACTTACTGTCCATTACAGAGCTCATACTGGGGAAAAACCATTTTCCTGTCAGACATGTGGTAAAACTTTTGCttgcaaatacaataaaaaagaacACGAGAGGGCCGTTCACGGTGAAAGAATAGAGGTGAAAAACCCTGATGGGAGCACACTTGTACAAATGGTGAAACACCGAAGAGCACCAAGGGCTACAGGAAGGCGATGCGATTTATGCGCCATTGATTTTCCTTCGACCACAGCTGTCGTTGAGCACATGAAAAAAGTTCACACGCCGCAGTCAACTGAGTCTATCGAGGAGACTTCAGAAGTGAAAGTTAGTGTTAAGTATGAACCTCAGGAAGGAGCTGCAGACAAGTGCCTTGAATACGAAGTAATCGGAAATGCCGGAGATGTAATTCTGTCCGACTCCTCGAGCATGATGAACATTCGTGCTGATGAAATTCCAGAAAATGCAACTTTGGTTGAAATTGATGGCGTTGAGTATCAGGTTGTACGACAGTAG